Below is a genomic region from Panthera tigris isolate Pti1 chromosome E1, P.tigris_Pti1_mat1.1, whole genome shotgun sequence.
ACAcaggaaaatggaagaatatgCATGAATAGTTAATAGTAATTATTCCTGGGTAACCCATagaatttaatcttttaaataattaatgtgAGCATATGGCATAAAATTCAAGGCACGAAAGGACATTCAGAGAATAaggcttcctcctccttctcccagtcTGTTTCCCCACTCCAAGGTCAACTACTATTAGCTGTTCAGTGAAGATGGTGgtgttaatctttatttatttatttatgatggGTGTTAATCTTTAAATACTGTGATAGAGAGTACTTTTTCGAGGAGACTGTTCTGCCTGTAGTACTGAAACATTCATGTTACCAAATGTTATAGATAGGACAACGCTCCTATCCCCTTCATAAGTAACCACAATATTGGTCTTGGCCACGAGATACAGGAAGTAAAATTgtgttactttctttttcaaagaaaaaagaggactTACAGGCACCAAAGAACAACTagcagatttaaaaagaaagaacaaaaagaaatctccacaaaacaacaaaaggcTAGATCATCTCTAACAGAACGAGAACTCTGTGGGCTCCAATTTGGAAACAAGAACAAACCCCTCTCTTTAATACAGTAGTGTCTTCATAGATATTTTTGCTATAgggaaaattgcttttaaaaaatatttttaaaaaatatttattttcgacagagagagagagagagagagagagagtgagtaggggagaggtagagagagagggagacacagaatctgaagcaggctccaggctctgagctgtcagcacacagcctgacatggggctcaaactcacgaactgtgagatcataacctggaccaaggtcagtcacttaaccgactgagccacccaggcgcccctagggaaAATTGCTTTTGAAGGTTTAGCTTATTCATTAAATTCAGGATGTATTTTTCGCAGTCAACTagatggcgtgtgtgtgtgtgtgtgtgtgtgtgtgtgtgtgtgtgaaataaaagGCAGCCTGAGTTCCGTTCAGGTGCTTACCACCTACTCTGAGGAGACAAGGTACCACATATAACTGTTATACCATTAATTCTAAAGCATGATAAAGCAAATGTCAgaacgtggggtgcctgggtgcatGCTACTGAACACAGaggacacaacacacacacatccacatagGCTTTTTACCTGAGTGGTTAAAATATCACTCTGAGAGGACACCCCTGAACAGTCTTCAGAGAGGCTTGTTTCACTCTCGTACCCAGATGCCGCTTCACCttaaatgatgataaaaatagcTTCAGATGTGAAAACAGCACATACTGCAACTCGTATCCTTCTCTTCCCATTGGTGGGACAAATTTCACTTTCATGTCATGCAAAATGATTACATTCCTTGTTTTGGGACACCTGAATTTCCTATTGGAAATCATAACAATGAAAACTAGAAACAAGTCCCCCAACAATTATATCTCATTCAAACAGAGATGTTCTAGCTGGGTAAAGGACTTTTAAGGAAAGGCACCTTAGGAGGAACATGTATAAAGTTTAAGAAGCAGTTACTTTAGTTGCACTTGTAAACTTGTCAACTATACTCTCCCAAAAGGCATCAACATGTAGCTCATTTCTATACTACAGATGGTGGCAAACACAAAAACCTGGTTCCAATACCTAAGTTTGAATCCACACTCTGCTCTTCTTCGTGATTATCCTCTTCCAGGCCAGGTTCCCTTTCATCATCATATGAAACCAATTCCTCATCACTCAGAACGTCCACATTTTTGGACTGATGCCTCACTTGTTTGGAAGGAGGATCAAACATCAAGAAAGGATCCTGGGTATTTGTATTAACAGCCGAGTCTTCCGATGCACTGCACTGTGAAGAAAATAAGCTACCGGAACACCTCGCTTCCTCACTAAGGTGATGTTCCTGGGACTCCTTTGCTGATGTTACCTGGTTACTGCAGTCATGTAAGCTATCCTTCAATGATTCTAGGTTCGCCCCTGTTTTCTTAGACAGACCCTCCGTGGCAATGGCATTATGGCTGGTAGACTGAGAAGGTATACTGGTTGCTTTACCAAATAGTAAGTGTTGGAAGCAGGGAAGCTCTTCCTCCTCACTAGACACGTTCTCTTCTGAGGACTGTAACTTCCTGGTCTCTGTTTGGTGACCCTGAGCCAGATGTGTATGGTCTAAAGGGCTAGGGCTCCTTCTGAATTCTCCTTTCTGGACACTCTTGCCAAAAACAGCAGATCTTTCCTTAGCACTTTCAGCAAAGctgatttttccctttatttcagcACCATTTAATAGATCATTGGGTGTCTCAGAACAAACCTGAGAAGCACGGCTACTTTCCATAGGTTGTTCTACATTATCGGAAATTAGACATGGAGAAAAATCTGCATTAACAGACTGAACTactccttcattttctccttgccttttcatttctggACATTTACAATTACTTATAGGAAGACTTTGCTCATAGACTTCAGGTTGCATAAGACCTAACCTGAGCATAGCACTTAACTTAGGTCCTCGGTTTCTACCCAGTTCTGTTTGAATGTTTTCACCACTGGAACCTACTTCATTAATGCTAGAGCCTACTTCATTAGCACTGGAACCTACTTCATTAACACTGCTTGAGCTAACttctttaaaagtgttttctctAATGTTATTTTGGCTAATTGTGCTCACTGTACTTTGAATGACGCTCTCATTTCCCACGGCTCTTCCAGGTGACATTGAACGCTGCTCAAACTTTTCCTCTGACAGGTTTTTCTTACATACAGCATTAACAGATGATCTGATGGGAGAAAGTGGTGGTATATGATAAGGATTTTTTGAAATGTCATGGTTATTTGCAATAAAGAGTTCAGTTTCATTGCCTCTGAACTGAGATGACTGACAGAGCCCAGGGACTCCTTTTATGCTACATTTGGCATAATCACCTGGCTTCTCCACTTTCTGACTGACTGCAGAAAAGCCTGCAGTTGCACGGACTGCCTGCACGTGCTTGATTTCAGACTGTTTCTTtccctgattttcttctttttgttcatATTCAAGAGCAACTTTTGGACTTTGTTTCCTTAAGGACGTGGAACGGGCCCAGACTGTAGCACATTCCTTTTCTGGATTTCCTGGATTTGAAAACAGAGCAAATGACTGACGTTTTGAAACCTTGAACGTATTGTATAAATACTGCGTATCGAGttcattctcttccatttctatACTTGTCTCCTGAGTATGGTTATCTTCACGTCTCAGAGGATCTGTAAAACCCTCTGTGCCATTTCTAGTATCTTTGGAACAACCATGGATAGCTTCCTTGGGGTTTTCAATTACTGCACACAGACTCACATGTTGATTTGGTGCTGTTTTTGCCTTCCCTAGGGTGTCAGCTTCCAGTAATGAGATACTATCCTGAGTGCCATAATCGGCATCAGGTACCAATGAAATACTGGTACTCTCTATAGATCTTTCAGTTTGCAAACTTCTTCCTCCACTCGATACCAGCTCTTTGGGATCTCTGGTCCTATCAGACACGTGAATCGTTCCTCGGCTCTCTTCTAGTTCTTCTCTTTGAATGCCAGGGTTGACAAACTCTTGAAGTGTATTAGAACTTGAACAGTTAGTAAAAACCCCAGGTATGTTTGTTAAATTTAGCTCTGGAAAAGTGTTACTGgcaagtcttttatttatttgttcatttggctTGTTACGCTTCTTGGCTCCAGGTGCAGGTTCTTTATTTTCCACGAGTTGAAGTGTTTTGCTGTGTCTGACTAGCATTTGTTCCGAACTTTTTCTTTTCACCATCTCTTCACTGCTAGAACAGCTATCAATCTGTAGTTCGGTATGATCAGGTGGGCTTGGATTTCTATTGACTACTAATTCCAGCGCATGCATGTGCCTGGTAGAGGACTTCCTCCTCAGCCTGTTCTCCTTAGGTGCCCTTGAACTGTGGCTATTTAATTCTGATTCCATATTACTTATACTGCTGCTTATTGGTTCAGCTTTGGTTCTAAAAGCAGATTCTTTTTCCAATGATTCTGTTGGCTtagcatttttctctttctgaacatAATCACCTTTTGTCCCATTCTCAGGACCATTATTTGTTATATTCATCACATGACCATTTTGCCCTATTCGATCAGTTCCCTCAATTAGCTTTTCAGGAGTCTTTTGAACAATGGCCAAATctactttcttgataaaatcctCAGGATGAAGGCCTGCTGTAGATCTCCTTTTACgctttgttttatttgtgagGGGATGGGCTTGTGTTATCTGAGGTTCTATAGCACATGCTCCTATAATGAGATCTTCACTTGTGTGGCTCAAATTAGGAAGGCTTGCCTTCCTCCGATAggttttcccaaatattttatcttcaataTTACTCTCTACTGGTTTGGTGTGGACTCTTTCACTTTCACATATCAAAGCATCATGAGGATCACTGGCCATTAAGTCTATTTTCTCAGAAGAACCAGAATATCCATCCACTTCATTTGGAACTTCTACTGCACCAGCTACTCCAGGATTCGATTCAGATCCCCCATCATGTGAGTCATCAGAAGTTAACATTTCATCACTTCTGGAAAACCACTCGTTAACTTTCTGTATGCTACTATTCAGTGTTATCCAAGGTACATCTTGGGAATCTCTAGGACTGTCAGAGCATGGAGATTTCTGCTTACTCAGTTTTCTCCTACACAGGGGATCAGCATTCAGAACTACCTTTTTCTCTGTGCTGGGAGTCTGCCTATCATTACGTGTTTCCTTACTTTCAGCCCATCTGCTCTGTTGGCTCCTTGCTACGCCAGGCTGTTTGCTTTCATTACAGAATTCAGCCTTTTCTACATTCATTCTGTCTTTAGTGAGTAATAAACTGCTGTTCTCATGCTGTAATGAGCTGGCATGAGTATTTGTGGCACATGGCTCCACATGCAAGTTTGAAACAGAAATACCCTGATACTTTTCTGGATGCTTTTCAGTTGCATGCTTCTCAGTGGTGGTCAAATCTTTATTACTGGGTTGACGATGTTCAATATTTGTTATCTCCTCAGAAAATTCACAAGAGgctgaaaggatacaaaaacaaggtGCTTAAAAACTGAATTATCATGAAAAAATAATGTCCTTCATACAACTTGCAGGATAGAAATAAAGCAACTGGCTATTTTTAGAGAAACTAACCTCATAAACCACCAAATATACTGAAGATGTAGCTCATGCCCTTTCccagaatttctatttatctAGATTCTCCTTATTTCCACTCaagatacttaaaattttaatttcagaattccCCTTATTCATAAAACATACCTCCTACTTCTGTAACCTCTGACAATGAACTTAAAGCAGACTGGGCATCAGACATACAGTGCTCTATCTTCAGATTCATACTCTATTTAAATACCAGTATACAAAAGGTGAAATATAAACAtatcaattaaaagtaaaaggcaacaaTCAGTTACACAGGCTACTATTATAATCACATCAGTCTAGTGCCATTGAAATAGATCAGGCTGTACCatgacatttgaaaaagaaagatattctaACTCTGCCAAGAGATGTTGTGAATTATAAATGTCCCAAATGGTCTTCAGAATAATCTAATTACAGTACTGAATCCACCCATTCTCTCTTCATTGACCATTAAGTTGGGAAGACTTGTCATTACCCTTTTTTGCAGGATTCAAACTGGCTTCAGCTCTGGCTCCTTGAGGGGTGATTCCTAACAATTCGTCATCTCCCACACTATAGAGAAGAGATAGAAGCCTTAATGCAAAATGCTAGTTACATGCTCACAGAGTTGTCAAATGAGCAAGATCAAGTATTTTAGCTCCTCTAGGTACTATTGCAATAAGCTGATCAATTTAATTCACTTTCTGAAATTTGCTCTTTCCTTTAGTAACTTCCAGTTATAGTGAAATGGTCAAAGACTAAAGAAGGAAACACATTCACAAAAATCAGAGTAGTGTGGATACATTGCTTTACGGATGTGCAAAAGAGAACCAAAATTTAAATGGTAGCCGAACAACAGCCAAAAGATGGTAGAGAAAAATAcccaatgaaatttaaaagtgtatgttaatgaggggcacctgggtggctcaattggttaagtgtccgactttggctcaggtcatgatctcacagttcacaagttcaagccctgtgtcgggctctgtgctgacagctcagagcctggagcctgctacagattctgtgtctccatctctttctgcccctcccttgctcgtgctctgtctctcaaagaaaatgaataggggcgcctgggtggctcagtcggttaagcgtccgacttcaactcaggtcacgatctcgcggtccatgagttcgagcccagcgttgggctctgggctgatggctcagagcctggagcctgcttcggattctgtgtctccctctctctctgcccctccccccgttcatgctctgtctctctctgtctcaaaaataaatgttaaaaaaaaaaaactaaaaaaaaaaaaaaaaagaataaatgttaaaaaaaaatatttttttaagtgtatcttaTTGAGAACGCAAGAGCAAAGATATTTAAACAAAGAGAGAGCACTGGGATGGAGTAGACACTCCAATAGAATGCAACACTGCCTCTGTGCTTCTTTTCCAACTAAAAATCATTTCCTCCCAATTGAGAGATTAGGAAAAAGTCATTCGTAAACAAGATCTGATTGGCAATGACAATCACCATAGATCACCAAAGCCACCACAGATCTTAGAGTCAGGCAATAATTCCTAAGGAAAGTAATTTGACAGGTAACCCAATTGGGGTGGCTTGTAGATTACTGTAGAACTGATGTAGACAAAGCTTAAGGGATAGATGgaattaaggaagagaaaaagaattgaaaattaaGTCCTTTAGTATTTTCATGAGCCAAAATTACCACTGTGTCAATACTACTGTTCAAGGAACTAAGTTAGAAATGACCATGGGCTGGAAGCAAGTTTGATTGGAGTTCTGTTATTTTAAACTCTACTAAGATAGGCTTTCTcagctataaaaacaaacaaccatcAAGGTCTATTCCAATGCTATGATCCTAATCGAAACACCAATCCTTAATACtaattaaacaaacacaaaaatgccGGCTTCATAGACAAACGCTCTCTTCAACTCACCTGAAATAACTTGCCTTATTCACTGTATCTTCAGAAGAATCAGATCCTAAAAAATTCCCCAGATGACCAATcaataaaaggatttttattaaAAGGGCTAAACTCAATAAATGTACTTGTTGCAAAACagatattcaagaaatattactGCACACTCACTATACACAAAATTTGCAGGCACAATGATACATATGGCAGCCAACACAGAGACGTAGTTACAAACACAGGATCTGACACCAGAATTCCTAAGGTTGAATCACAGCTCTGCCCCTTGCTAGTTTTGTTATCTTGGCAAAATGTCTTCACTTCTGTGTGCCTttatttcctcatgtgtaaaataagtataataatatTAACAACCTCAGAAGTTTGTCATGCATTTTAAATGAGTTATACAAATAAAGCCCAACAGTGCCTAGACCACATAAGTGGTCCTAAATATTCACTATTATagttactttgtttatttttatgacacaACATCTGTTGTCTTGGAACTTATGATCCTAAGACGGGAAAAGATTTACAAGTAATTTCAAGAGAATCTGGTAAGTGTGATGGTAAACATACAGTGGTGTTTGGGAGCCCAAAGACGACCGGTCATTCTTTCCCATTATAAAAACGTTCTAAAAGATAAGACAATCAGAGACCTGTTTGAACTGAGCTTGGCTTCTTAAAAGTCTTCCTAACCTAGTATAATGTATCTTGGATCCCTCTAAATGCTGTGGCCATCCCATTAGGTTATTTCTTATCCCTACTCTCCATCCTTCCAAAGCATATTTACACATGCTAGACAGccttccttttgctctttttataaaataagagtcTTCAAGGTGAGAGCTGCATCTTTTACATTATTTAGAACACACCATAAGgctggaaaaataatattttattttcactttccaaAGCTCCCTGCCATTGTACAAATTATGAGGATTTGGTATAACTATaagacaaataatccagcaaCTATTACTCTAAATTTACAAAATCTGTGTCTCTTACCCAATTCAATGTAGACAGACTTATTCTGTGGTTGTATCTGCTGCTTTGTCCTCAGAGATCTCACAATTCCAAAGTTAGAGAGTTGGACACTAAGACTGGTTTCCTGCTAAGCAGTAAAGAATGATCAACTATTTGTTGGCCagtcctgtgtttcttttcttaaagagaaacTCCAGGCCATGGACAAAATAGACGATCATAATTAGCTAACATATGACACCTGGAAAAAAACACTTGGCAAATTGCACATCAAAATGTACGAGTTATGTGTGGTTTGagtattttttcctctctctgttgttttaaacttCTCTAAACTGAATGTTTTATCTATGTCATTTTTTGaagtaaagaaaaacagattttgaatCTAATACTTTATATTATAGCATAGAAAGGGAATGAACTTCATTTAGTACACATCCCCAATCATATGTGATAACAGGGTTATGAATAAAAACCCAGCAATCCTAAGAACATTCAGAATGggtaagaatatttaaaactccAACATTATTCTGATgaaggtttccttctttttgagtCCTTAAACATCTACTGAAAAATGAATGCTGGTACCATGAGAACTATTACTTTAAGATCTACATTATTCATTCATATACAAGCAACAACAGAGCAAATCACTGCATTTTCTCTGACAATTGCATCTTTTAAATTGAAGTAATTTTCAAATggtaaaaactgattttttttccaggcaacttttcaaaggaaacaaattagGACATACTTCCTCATGCCTGGAGAATTACTGTAAgatggttattttaaaaactagcgagtagggtgcctgggtagttcagtcggttaagcgtctgactcagttttggctcaggtcatgatctcctgatttgtgagattaagccccgcgtaggctctgcactgttagagcacagcctgcttgggattccctctctccctctccctctgccccattctctttctctctctcaaaataaataaataaatattagaaaaaaaaaaaaaaaaactagcaagcTTAAAACTTAAAACCATCAGTGACCTTGCGGCTAATTTAGACAagcatcagaatggataaagcactaaagcaggggaagggcccaGAAGGTCTCTCTTGCCCACACTAGGTATAAAGACCTTCTCTTGGCTCTTCTAACTCTTGACCAACCACTTAATTTACCATCTTACCTTGTTTACTGACTTTTTATGTAAATCCACAAGCATCTAGCACCTTCACTAATTCACAACGCTCAATAAACAGATGTtactagaataaatgaaaatggctTTACCAAGCTAGGGTTTTCAGGTTCACTCTGTCGAAGTCTTTTAGCACGGTTTCGATAGCCCATACTTTGGATAATAGAAACCTCCTCCTTCAGATGCTCAGgagagttattttccttttttgaaaagttatagCTGTTTGCAACTGtgaattagaaaggaaaatgttatttttgtagttagaaaaaatatagtaattgtATCAAAGAACCAAGAGAAATTCTGTATATACTGTTTTGTTAAGACAATGCATTCAAGACTacctatcatttttttaatcaactttggaaattctactcctaggaaACACACAGACTGTCAAAgttatttctaatcttttttccCTACCTCAATACTAACAAATTTACCTATTAATACCATATTTCCCTAAATCTAAGATGCCAACAATGCAATATGCACCATTATTTTCTGTACCACTTAGAAAACACATTACATTAAGCACTAACACACCACAGGTGGTAAATTGCTCCCAATTTGGGAgatgtgaaatgtgaaaaatgcaCATCTCAGAACCTATAAAATAAGGGGTGAGACCAGtgggaataatttaaaaaataaatcaacagataAAGATTTAAAGTTAACCTAGACCAAAAGATCTTATTGCTtattcacagaagaaaataattgtgaaaaCTTCCCGAGTTTTAATGGACAACCACTTGAGAACTGGCCCCTAGGGCTATGCAACACTTACACTGCAATCCTGTGTCAAGCTCAAAAGCATGAATGATGTTCAACAGCTCTTCAACAAGTTGACTAAATCTTGTACTTTCCTGTAGGCTTCTGAAATTAAATTGATTGAGAAACATACTCAACAAAGGATGATCAACTTTTAAAGGACACTAAAATAAGGAaagacatgtaaacaaataaagtaaatgtagcaacagtagaaaaattatattcagaGAATACAGCTATTAGTGACATTACATATAATCAAACATCACCCACATCAGAAGGTACGTAGCAGTATCggttgttcttttctctctctctctctctctctctctctctctctctctcttttttggccATTCAAGCCTATCAAAAGCCTATAGCTATCTAAAATAATAGTACTCTGAATCCATAGTAGATATAAGTCTACTGCATAGAGAACTTCCCATTCTTAACACTTGAACCTCATCCACTCAACCTCCTAATTTGAGCTTTCAAGGATCTCTGTGAAATGATGATGACGTTATTTCAAAAGCACAGATGATAATGTCCGAAGAGAGATTTTGGTTTAGGAAAGTTGTAGGGcaatataattcatttatttaaatatctctgtgactactatgtgccaaacactgaaAAAACAGTGTTGACTGAGACAGAAAAAGCCAGTGCCCCAAAAGAACTTACATTCTGACCAGAGGGACCCACAATATGTAAACACACAGTGTGTGCGTAAATAATTAAGTGGAaacaaatgcaagaaaaataaaagcaggaccAGGAGACAATGAGGGCAAAATGATATAGTCCCACTTTAGATAAGACTACAAGTTCTTGTGCCATTCAGAAGCATTAGAAAGAGGCAATGAATTCCTAATACCTTTATAAGACAGATATACAATAAAACTTTCAAGAAAATgactttagaaataatttattctgTCAGCTGAATATCCATTTGTACATTTTTCTAGTGATGAATAGTTTGACAGGAACACCAATATATTATTAAGGAATTTCTACTTTTCCCTACTGTTGTTGCATCCAACCTCCCATCACTACCCAAATCAGATACCTTTTGGTTATATCATTCTTACACAAAGGACACTGTGAAGGCCCTTTCCTCTGGTTGAGAAGTTTCAGcatacaaaatctataaattataaggaatgaaaagaacacttcaagttactttttttttgtacagaGAGTACTCAAAAGGCAAACAGCCATGAAAAGATAATCTCACCACTGCCCTTAAGAGCCATTTTCAAGGTAATGGCAGGTGAATTACAACCAATGgctttctttaattgtttttagaTGCTGCATAAGCAGAAAACCAAACTACATAAGCAACGATCTATGAAAACTGAACTTACATGCATATGGCTTGCTGTTATGatcaaataaaacatattaaaaagttaatatggCATATTTAGTGATATATTCATAATTACATCATGCTGCATAATTAGATATAAGTGGTAAATAGTTTAAAACAATTGTAATTAGTTTAAAAACTCAGCACATcgctacaaagctatagtaaatcaagacagtgtgatattggcataaggacagacatatatATCGATGAAACAGAATTGAGAGTACAGAAAAACCCATGTAGCTaaggtcaattgattttcaacaatgaTTTTCACCAAgacaattaaatagaaaaaaaaaaaacagtcaacaaaTACCAACAAATAGTGCTAGGACAACtaaatattcacatgcaaaaagaaGAAGCTAAACTcctaatatataatacaaaaaaattaattcaaatggatCACAGAATTAAATGtgagaactaaaactataaatctttatgaccttgggttaagcaatgatttctttctttttttgagagaaagagcacgagagCGAGcttgtgcatgtgagcaggggaggggctgagggggagagagggtgaaagagagagagagagagagagagagagagagagagagagagagagagagaatcttaagcaggctccacactgggtgtgaagcctgacacaggactcgatctcacaaccatgagatctaagccacccaggcgactgagccacccgcacGTCCCagcaatgatttcttaaatacacaaataaacaaagaaaatgtccAGATACACTGGACTGtatgaaacttaaaaacttttgtgctacAAATACCATGAAGAAAGTGAAAGGCCAAttcacaaaatgggagaaaatatttgcaaatcttttaTCTGTTAAGAGACTTGTATTCaggatatacaaagaactcttacaactcaataataaacacagaaataacCCAActgaaaaattggcaaaggatttgaatagacattatctccaaaggagatatacaaacagtcaataagcacatgaaaagatgttcaatattatTAGCCATTAggagaatgcaaatcaaagccacaatgagatgctACTTTACGTCCACTAGGATGACTATACTCAAAAATAAGTACTacagaagatgtggagaaactcaaatcctcattcattgctggtgggaatagaaAACAaggcagccactttggaaaagtttggcaattccttaaaatattaaagagttaCCATAGGACTCTGCAACTCTACTCGTAGGTTTCTTCCctggggaaatgaaaacataagtccacacaaaacctgtacacaaatgttcagagcagcattattcataatagccaagaagcagaaacaatccaaatgtccataactgatgaataaatagataaaacgtGGTATATCcactcaatggaatattattcagccataaaaaagaacaaagtactaGGGTGCCTGCTTGggtaagcatgtgactcttaatctcagggttttgagtttgagccccacattgggtatagagattacttaaagataaaatctttataattttttaaaaatatttatttgaaagagtgagagcaagcaagagcaggagagagacagacagagagggagacaaagaatccaaagcagggtctgggctgacagcagagaacccgatatggggctggaactcacaaaccatgagattatgacctgagccgaagtcagatgcttaatcgactgagccacccaggtgaccctaaaatctttatttttttactttttttaaaaaaagtagctGCCATgcttaatgtggggcttgaactcatgatcctgagatcaagtcacatgctctactgactgagccagccaggcatcctgaaaattaaatcttttttatttttattttttaaatttatatatttttga
It encodes:
- the BRCA1 gene encoding breast cancer type 1 susceptibility protein isoform X6 yields the protein MGYRNRAKRLRQSEPENPSLQETSLSVQLSNFGIVRSLRTKQQIQPQNKSVYIELGSDSSEDTVNKASYFSVGDDELLGITPQGARAEASLNPAKKASCEFSEEITNIEHRQPSNKDLTTTEKHATEKHPEKYQGISVSNLHVEPCATNTHASSLQHENSSLLLTKDRMNVEKAEFCNESKQPGVARSQQSRWAESKETRNDRQTPSTEKKVVLNADPLCRRKLSKQKSPCSDSPRDSQDVPWITLNSSIQKVNEWFSRSDEMLTSDDSHDGGSESNPGVAGAVEVPNEVDGYSGSSEKIDLMASDPHDALICESERVHTKPVESNIEDKIFGKTYRRKASLPNLSHTSEDLIIGACAIEPQITQAHPLTNKTKRKRRSTAGLHPEDFIKKVDLAIVQKTPEKLIEGTDRIGQNGHVMNITNNGPENGTKGDYVQKEKNAKPTESLEKESAFRTKAEPISSSISNMESELNSHSSRAPKENRLRRKSSTRHMHALELVVNRNPSPPDHTELQIDSCSSSEEMVKRKSSEQMLVRHSKTLQLVENKEPAPGAKKRNKPNEQINKRLASNTFPELNLTNIPGVFTNCSSSNTLQEFVNPGIQREELEESRGTIHVSDRTRDPKELVSSGGRSLQTERSIESTSISLVPDADYGTQDSISLLEADTLGKAKTAPNQHVSLCAVIENPKEAIHGCSKDTRNGTEGFTDPLRREDNHTQETSIEMEENELDTQYLYNTFKVSKRQSFALFSNPGNPEKECATVWARSTSLRKQSPKVALEYEQKEENQGKKQSEIKHVQAVRATAGFSAVSQKVEKPGDYAKCSIKGVPGLCQSSQFRGNETELFIANNHDISKNPYHIPPLSPIRSSVNAVCKKNLSEEKFEQRSMSPGRAVGNESVIQSTVSTISQNNIRENTFKEVSSSSVNEVGSSANEVGSSINEVGSSGENIQTELGRNRGPKLSAMLRLGLMQPEVYEQSLPISNCKCPEMKRQGENEGVVQSVNADFSPCLISDNVEQPMESSRASQVCSETPNDLLNGAEIKGKISFAESAKERSAVFGKSVQKGEFRRSPSPLDHTHLAQGHQTETRKLQSSEENVSSEEEELPCFQHLLFGKATSIPSQSTSHNAIATEGLSKKTGANLESLKDSLHDCSNQVTSAKESQEHHLSEEARCSGSLFSSQCSASEDSAVNTNTQDPFLMFDPPSKQVRHQSKNVDVLSDEELVSYDDEREPGLEEDNHEEEQSVDSNLGEAASGYESETSLSEDCSGVSSQSDILTTQQRDTMQDNLIKLQQEMAELEAVLEQHESQPSNSSPALITDSYAPEDLFNPEQNTSEKAVLTSEKSSDCLISQNPESLSADKFQVSLDSSTSKTKEPGMRRSSPSQSRLLDTRQCVHSHSSSLQSTNCLSQKELIKAVDGEELQLTKSEPRDFMEQSYMPRQDLEGTPYFESGISLFSDDPESDLSVDRAPEPVHVSSMPTSTSALKLPQFQVEESAKSTAAVHITNTAGYNKREDIEGKEKPETMSSTKRVNKRISMVASGLTPKELVLVQKFARRHQITLTNVISEETTHVIMKTDAEFVCERTLKYFLGIAGGKWVVSYFWVTQSIKERKMLDEHDFEVRGDVVNGRNHQGPKRARESRDRKIFGGLEICCYGPFTNMPTDQLEWMVRLCGASVVKRPSLFTLSKATHPVVVVQPDAWTEDSGFHAIGQMCEAPVVTREWVLDSVALYQCQELDTYLIPQIPRATADLSQPCV